In one uncultured Devosia sp. genomic region, the following are encoded:
- a CDS encoding porin family protein, whose amino-acid sequence MGLFKTLTVAALATAAATGTGFAADLITVPTSTPAEMPIYEEPGFDWNGFYAGVYGGVQHGETSDTQYGLGIQAGYNAQFDFYLLGAEVAVHGLPGNDAVGETSYGQLLGRAGLVVSDNVLVYGAGGYGIDLGAPEEEDMLLGGGVELAVTESISVEAQYLHGFPLGEGGNSKDQFTLGANWHF is encoded by the coding sequence ATGGGCTTGTTCAAGACACTGACGGTAGCGGCGCTCGCCACTGCGGCGGCAACCGGGACAGGCTTTGCGGCTGACCTGATCACTGTGCCGACGAGTACGCCGGCGGAAATGCCGATCTACGAAGAGCCTGGCTTTGACTGGAATGGTTTCTACGCGGGTGTCTACGGCGGCGTGCAACACGGCGAGACCAGCGACACGCAATACGGGCTTGGGATCCAGGCCGGCTACAATGCGCAGTTCGACTTTTATCTTCTTGGCGCTGAAGTCGCCGTTCATGGCCTGCCCGGAAATGATGCAGTCGGGGAAACCAGCTATGGACAGCTGCTTGGTCGGGCGGGCCTTGTCGTCAGCGACAATGTTCTGGTCTACGGCGCCGGCGGCTATGGAATAGACCTTGGTGCTCCTGAGGAGGAAGACATGCTGCTTGGTGGCGGTGTGGAACTGGCCGTAACCGAGTCGATCTCCGTCGAGGCCCAATATCTACACGGCTTCCCATTGGGTGAAGGGGGCAATTCCAAGGACCAGTTTACGCTCGGTGCCAACTGGCACTTCTAG
- a CDS encoding NADH-quinone oxidoreductase subunit A, giving the protein MTDLLSDYLPIIIFLAIAGVIGMALLVTPFIVAVKNPDPEKVSAFEAGFEAFDDARMKFDVRFYLVSILFIIFDLEVAFLFPWAVVFHDVGWFGFWSMMIFLGVLTVGFIYEWRKGALEWD; this is encoded by the coding sequence ATGACTGATTTGCTCAGCGACTATCTGCCGATTATCATCTTCCTTGCCATTGCCGGTGTCATCGGCATGGCGCTCCTGGTTACTCCCTTCATCGTCGCGGTGAAGAACCCGGATCCGGAAAAGGTCTCGGCATTCGAAGCTGGCTTCGAAGCTTTTGACGATGCTCGCATGAAGTTCGACGTGCGATTCTATCTCGTCTCGATTCTCTTCATCATCTTCGACCTTGAAGTGGCTTTCCTCTTCCCGTGGGCCGTCGTGTTCCACGATGTCGGCTGGTTCGGTTTCTGGTCGATGATGATCTTCCTCGGCGTGTTGACCGTCGGCTTCATCTACGAATGGCGGAAAGGTGCTCTGGAATGGGATTGA
- a CDS encoding NADH-quinone oxidoreductase subunit B family protein, which translates to MGLSEQNSTLVAPRPTGLVDPRTGKTAGANDPFFTDVTDELADKGFLVSTVNQLVTWARTGSLMWMQTGLACCAVEGAMQVSGPRYDLERFGTAPRASPRQSDVLIVAGTLTNKMAPALRKVYDQMPEPRYVISMGSCANGGGYYHYSYSVVRGCDRVLPVDVYVPGCPPTAEALLYGILLLQKKIRRTGTIER; encoded by the coding sequence ATGGGATTGAGCGAACAGAACAGCACGCTGGTTGCGCCGCGCCCTACCGGTCTGGTCGATCCGCGTACCGGCAAGACTGCAGGCGCCAACGACCCGTTCTTCACCGATGTCACCGACGAGCTGGCCGACAAGGGCTTCCTGGTTTCGACTGTCAATCAGCTCGTGACCTGGGCTCGCACCGGGTCGCTGATGTGGATGCAGACAGGCCTAGCATGTTGCGCCGTGGAAGGCGCCATGCAGGTGTCCGGTCCGCGCTATGACCTCGAACGCTTCGGTACGGCGCCGCGTGCTTCTCCACGCCAGTCGGACGTGCTGATCGTTGCTGGTACGCTGACCAACAAGATGGCTCCGGCGCTGCGCAAGGTTTATGACCAGATGCCAGAGCCGCGTTATGTGATCTCGATGGGCAGCTGCGCCAATGGTGGCGGCTACTATCACTATTCCTATTCCGTCGTGCGTGGCTGCGACAGGGTGTTGCCAGTGGACGTCTATGTCCCGGGCTGCCCGCCCACTGCAGAAGCGCTGCTTTACGGCATTTTGCTGCTGCAGAAGAAAATCCGCCGCACCGGCACAATCGAACGCTAG
- a CDS encoding NADH-quinone oxidoreductase subunit C, with product MDETIQVDPLVDLGEHIAGSLGTAVLAQEIAYGELTLTVERDQIVAVVTFLRNDARCRFVSFVDVCGADYPARDERFDVVYHFMSPYLNQRIRVKLTADDVTPVPSITGVFRGADWFEREAYDLYGILFSGHGDLRRLLTDYGFDGHPLRKDFPTTGFVEVRYDDERKRVVYEPVKLMQEYRSFDYLSPWEGTDYVLPGDEKAKQ from the coding sequence ATGGATGAAACGATCCAGGTCGATCCGCTTGTGGACCTTGGCGAGCACATTGCCGGCTCGCTGGGCACGGCTGTCCTTGCCCAGGAAATCGCCTATGGCGAGCTGACGCTGACCGTCGAACGCGACCAAATCGTGGCGGTTGTCACTTTTCTGCGCAACGATGCCCGTTGCCGCTTTGTCAGCTTCGTCGATGTCTGTGGTGCCGACTATCCTGCCCGCGACGAGCGTTTCGACGTCGTCTACCACTTCATGAGCCCCTATCTGAACCAGCGCATTCGCGTGAAGCTGACGGCCGACGACGTGACCCCGGTGCCGAGCATTACGGGCGTGTTCCGTGGCGCCGATTGGTTCGAGCGGGAAGCCTATGATCTCTACGGCATCCTGTTCTCCGGTCATGGCGATCTGCGGCGCCTCCTGACCGACTACGGTTTTGACGGACATCCGCTACGCAAGGACTTTCCGACGACCGGGTTCGTCGAGGTTCGATATGACGATGAGCGCAAGCGCGTGGTCTACGAGCCGGTCAAGCTGATGCAGGAATACCGTTCGTTCGACTATTTGTCGCCTTGGGAAGGTACTGACTATGTGCTGCCCGGTGACGAGAAGGCCAAGCAATGA
- a CDS encoding NADH-quinone oxidoreductase subunit D codes for MSVEAEVRNFTINFGPVHPSAHGVLRLILELDGEIVERVDPHIGLLHRGTEKLIESKTYLQAVPYFDRLDYVAPMNQEHAFALAVEKLLELEVPRRGQLIRVLYSEIGRLLAHLMNITTQAMDVGALTPPTWGFEWREKLMIFYERASGSRMHAAYFRPGGVHQDLPQALVDDIESFCQEFLIFWHDLDKLLTENRIFKQRNVDIGIVPLDDAWNLGFSGIMVRASGAAWDLRKSQPYECYDEMDFDIPVGKNGDCYDRYLIRMEEMRQSAMIMQQCIAKMNAPDGKGPVSSLDGKVVPPKRGEMKKSMEALIHHFKLYTEGYKVPAGEVYAAVEAPKGEFGVYLVSDGSNKPYRCKIRAPGFAHLSAMDYLCRGHMLADVSAILGSLDIVFGEVDR; via the coding sequence ATGAGTGTTGAAGCTGAAGTCCGCAATTTCACGATCAACTTCGGTCCCGTGCACCCTTCGGCGCATGGTGTGCTGCGTCTGATCCTGGAACTTGACGGCGAAATCGTCGAGCGCGTCGATCCACATATCGGTCTGCTGCATCGCGGCACCGAGAAGCTGATCGAATCCAAGACCTATCTGCAGGCGGTTCCCTACTTCGATCGTCTCGACTATGTCGCGCCGATGAACCAGGAGCATGCTTTTGCCCTGGCGGTCGAAAAGCTTCTGGAACTGGAAGTGCCGCGTCGTGGTCAGCTGATCCGCGTGCTCTATTCCGAAATCGGCCGCCTGCTGGCGCATCTGATGAACATCACGACGCAGGCCATGGACGTCGGTGCCCTGACACCCCCGACCTGGGGTTTCGAGTGGCGCGAAAAGCTGATGATCTTTTATGAGCGCGCCTCCGGCTCGCGCATGCACGCCGCTTATTTCCGTCCGGGCGGTGTTCACCAGGACCTGCCGCAGGCGCTGGTCGATGACATCGAGTCCTTCTGCCAGGAATTCCTGATCTTCTGGCATGACCTGGACAAGCTGTTGACCGAGAACCGCATCTTCAAGCAGCGCAATGTCGATATCGGCATTGTGCCGCTGGATGACGCGTGGAACCTCGGTTTCTCCGGCATCATGGTGCGCGCTTCGGGCGCTGCCTGGGACCTGCGCAAGAGCCAGCCCTATGAATGCTACGACGAGATGGATTTCGACATCCCGGTTGGCAAGAACGGCGACTGCTACGACCGCTACCTGATCCGCATGGAAGAGATGCGCCAGTCGGCGATGATCATGCAGCAGTGCATTGCCAAGATGAATGCGCCAGACGGCAAAGGACCGGTGTCCTCGCTCGATGGCAAGGTCGTTCCGCCCAAGCGCGGCGAAATGAAGAAGTCGATGGAAGCCCTGATCCATCACTTCAAGCTCTATACCGAGGGCTATAAGGTTCCTGCCGGCGAGGTTTACGCCGCTGTGGAAGCACCCAAGGGCGAATTCGGCGTCTATCTGGTCAGCGACGGCAGCAACAAGCCGTATCGCTGCAAGATCCGCGCGCCGGGTTTCGCGCATTTGTCGGCCATGGATTACCTGTGCCGCGGCCACATGCTGGCTGACGTCTCGGCCATTCTTGGCTCGCTTGATATCGTGTTCGGAGAGGTTGATCGCTAA
- the nuoE gene encoding NADH-quinone oxidoreductase subunit NuoE: MVARRLADDRVQPASFAFNAENAKWAEWKIGLYPTGRQQSAVIPLLMRAQEQDGWVSRATIEKVAEMLGMAYIRVLEVATFYTQFQLQPVGTRAHVQVCGTTPCQLRGSDGLIEVCKSKIHHDPHHLNEDGTLSWEEVECAGACVNAPMVTIFKDTYEDLTNERLAEIIDAFAAGKGDTIKTGTQIERLNAAPEGGRVVLLEKATTYREKFVPPPPPPEAAAAPAATPAAPAAAPTTAAKPKDVSEESAPAIKGTPKEAKVSEAKAEGERKEASAKANADGEPNDAMRKGATGAESDAPKIDGGKAPGKKTPAETADGAVAASTKKSRTIIAPKANPKEVNPVAEKGGDAPLFVAPEGEPEDLKMIAGVGPVLERRLNGLGITKWDQVAKLTPEQIDQVEGALNFKGRVARDNWLQQAEVLARGGEEEYVRVFGKKPR, encoded by the coding sequence ATGGTTGCGCGTCGCCTTGCGGATGATCGGGTTCAGCCTGCGTCATTTGCATTCAATGCTGAAAACGCCAAATGGGCGGAATGGAAGATCGGGCTTTACCCGACCGGCCGTCAGCAGTCTGCCGTCATTCCGCTGCTCATGCGTGCGCAGGAGCAGGATGGTTGGGTCAGCCGTGCGACGATCGAAAAGGTCGCCGAAATGCTGGGCATGGCCTATATCCGCGTCTTGGAAGTGGCGACCTTTTATACCCAGTTCCAGCTTCAGCCGGTCGGTACGCGTGCTCACGTTCAGGTTTGTGGCACTACGCCCTGCCAGTTGCGCGGCTCGGATGGGTTGATCGAAGTCTGCAAGAGCAAGATCCACCACGATCCGCACCACCTCAATGAGGATGGCACGCTGAGCTGGGAAGAGGTCGAATGCGCTGGCGCTTGCGTGAATGCGCCCATGGTCACGATCTTCAAGGATACCTATGAAGACCTGACCAACGAGCGCCTGGCCGAGATCATCGATGCTTTTGCTGCTGGCAAGGGCGATACGATCAAGACCGGTACTCAGATCGAGCGTCTGAACGCTGCTCCTGAAGGTGGCCGCGTGGTGCTGCTTGAAAAAGCCACCACCTATCGCGAAAAGTTCGTGCCACCCCCGCCGCCGCCAGAAGCTGCTGCAGCGCCTGCTGCCACCCCAGCCGCTCCCGCCGCTGCGCCGACCACGGCTGCAAAGCCCAAGGACGTCAGCGAGGAATCGGCTCCTGCCATCAAGGGTACGCCCAAGGAAGCCAAGGTTTCCGAGGCCAAGGCTGAAGGCGAACGCAAGGAAGCCAGTGCCAAGGCGAATGCTGATGGCGAGCCGAATGACGCCATGCGCAAGGGTGCCACCGGTGCCGAAAGCGATGCGCCCAAGATCGATGGCGGCAAGGCGCCTGGCAAGAAGACCCCGGCAGAGACTGCCGATGGCGCTGTCGCTGCCAGCACCAAGAAGAGCCGCACGATCATCGCGCCCAAGGCCAATCCGAAGGAAGTCAATCCTGTTGCCGAAAAGGGTGGCGACGCGCCGCTGTTCGTGGCGCCGGAAGGCGAGCCCGAAGATCTCAAGATGATCGCCGGCGTTGGTCCCGTGCTGGAACGCCGCCTTAATGGCCTTGGCATTACCAAGTGGGATCAGGTCGCCAAGCTCACGCCCGAGCAGATCGACCAGGTCGAAGGCGCGCTCAACTTCAAGGGTCGCGTCGCGCGCGACAACTGGTTGCAGCAAGCTGAAGTGCTCGCCCGTGGTGGCGAGGAAGAATATGTCCGCGTCTTCGGCAAGAAGCCGCGTTAG
- the nuoF gene encoding NADH-quinone oxidoreductase subunit NuoF has product MLADKDRIFTNLYGHGDWGLDGARERGGWNGTKEFLDQGRDWIINEVKASGLRGRGGAGFPTGLKWSFMPKTSDGRPHYLLVNADESEPGTCKDREILRHDPHHLIEGCLIACRAMEAHLAFIYVRGEFVRERERLERAVEQAYEAKLIGKDNVHGWDLDIIVHHGAGAYICGEETALMESLEGKKGQPRLKPPFPAGMGVYGNPTTVNNVESIAVVPEILRRSAGWFSSIGRPNNVGTKLFMVSGHVNKPATFEEALGESFKDIIEKHCGGIRGGWDNLLAVIPGGASCPVVRGEDMMDAIMDFDGLREKKSSFGTGGMIIMDKSTDIIRAIWRIAAFFKHESCGQCTPCREGTGWMMRVMERMVEGRAQKREIDMLFEVTKQIEGHTICALGDAAAWPIQGLIRNFRPTIEARIDQYTYSSTSDGAVPSIAAE; this is encoded by the coding sequence TTGCTCGCTGACAAGGATCGCATCTTCACCAATCTCTACGGTCATGGCGACTGGGGCCTCGACGGCGCGCGTGAGCGCGGCGGTTGGAACGGCACCAAGGAATTCCTCGACCAGGGTCGTGACTGGATCATCAACGAGGTCAAGGCTTCGGGATTGCGCGGCCGCGGCGGCGCTGGTTTCCCTACCGGCCTTAAGTGGTCGTTCATGCCCAAGACCTCGGACGGCCGTCCACATTACCTGCTGGTCAATGCCGACGAGTCCGAGCCCGGCACCTGTAAGGACCGCGAGATCCTGCGGCACGATCCGCATCATCTGATCGAAGGCTGCCTGATCGCCTGCCGCGCCATGGAAGCCCATCTGGCATTCATCTATGTCCGTGGCGAATTCGTCCGTGAGCGCGAACGCCTGGAGCGCGCGGTCGAACAGGCCTATGAGGCCAAGCTGATCGGCAAGGACAATGTCCACGGCTGGGACCTCGATATCATCGTCCATCACGGTGCCGGCGCCTATATCTGCGGCGAAGAAACCGCGCTGATGGAGTCGCTGGAAGGCAAGAAGGGCCAGCCCCGCCTCAAGCCGCCGTTCCCGGCCGGCATGGGCGTCTATGGCAACCCGACCACTGTCAACAACGTCGAATCCATCGCCGTCGTGCCGGAGATTCTCCGTCGCTCGGCCGGCTGGTTCTCGTCGATTGGCCGTCCCAACAATGTCGGCACCAAGCTGTTCATGGTCTCTGGCCATGTGAACAAGCCGGCGACCTTCGAAGAAGCCTTGGGCGAAAGCTTCAAGGACATTATCGAAAAGCATTGCGGCGGTATCCGCGGCGGCTGGGATAACCTGCTTGCCGTGATCCCCGGCGGCGCGTCCTGTCCGGTGGTGCGCGGCGAAGACATGATGGATGCCATCATGGATTTCGACGGTTTGCGCGAGAAGAAGTCGAGCTTTGGCACCGGCGGCATGATCATCATGGACAAGTCCACTGATATCATCCGCGCGATCTGGCGCATCGCGGCCTTCTTCAAGCATGAAAGCTGCGGCCAGTGCACGCCGTGCCGAGAAGGCACCGGCTGGATGATGCGCGTCATGGAGCGCATGGTCGAGGGCCGCGCCCAGAAGCGCGAAATCGACATGCTGTTCGAAGTGACCAAGCAGATCGAAGGCCACACCATCTGCGCGCTCGGCGACGCAGCGGCTTGGCCAATCCAGGGCCTGATCCGTAACTTCCGCCCCACCATCGAGGCACGGATCGACCAGTACACATATTCGTCCACCTCCGACGGCGCCGTGCCGTCGATTGCGGCGGAGTAG
- the nuoG gene encoding NADH-quinone oxidoreductase subunit NuoG — MANIKVDGTLVEVPDYYTLMQAAEAAGAEIPRFCYHERLSVAGNCRMCLVEVKGGPPKPQASCAMSVKDLRPGPNGEPPEMFTNTPMVKKAREGVMEFLLINHPLDCPICDQGGECDLQDQAMAYGVDKNRFAENKRAVEDKYIGPLVKTSMNRCIHCTRCVRFTTEVAGIAEMGLLGRGEDAEITTYLEKALTSELQGNVIDLCPVGALTSKPYAFNARPWELVKTESIDVMDAVGSNIRVDSRGREVMRILPRINEAINEEWISDKTRFIWDGLKSQRLDRPYVRKSGKLQPASWEEALSTVAARIKKAGNKVGAIAGDLAAVEEMYALKALLASIGSGMTDVRPAMSGIDPSMPRSAYLFNPTIAGIEEADAILIIGANPRKEASLINARIRKTWRAKGLPIGVIGEQADLTYTYSYLGEGMETLADVVAGKGSFGEILSKAQRPLIIVGEGAVSHAQLGKQAGRDTIAMAAKLATGASVAEGWNGFALLHNAASRVGGLDIGFVPHDGGVCSADQIALAGKGELDVLVLLGADEYDMSAMGKAFVVYIGSHGDAGAHRADVILPAATYTEKSGTYVNTEGRVQVTNRAVFPPGDAKEDWAIIRALSGAVGKPLPFNSLTQLRAAIYAEYPHLARIDQIAPGTVADVAKLAKAAIKTKSAAYGSAIADFYLSNPIARSSAVMGECAAMAAGLRQAAE, encoded by the coding sequence ATGGCAAATATCAAGGTCGACGGCACTCTCGTCGAAGTTCCTGACTACTACACGCTGATGCAGGCGGCTGAAGCCGCCGGCGCCGAGATTCCGCGTTTCTGCTACCATGAGCGCCTGTCGGTCGCCGGCAATTGCCGTATGTGCCTGGTTGAAGTGAAGGGTGGTCCGCCCAAGCCGCAGGCTTCGTGCGCCATGTCGGTCAAGGACCTGCGTCCGGGCCCGAATGGCGAGCCGCCGGAAATGTTCACCAATACGCCTATGGTCAAGAAGGCCCGCGAAGGCGTGATGGAATTCCTGCTGATCAACCATCCGCTGGACTGCCCGATCTGCGATCAGGGCGGCGAATGCGATCTGCAGGACCAGGCCATGGCTTATGGCGTGGACAAGAACCGCTTTGCCGAGAACAAGCGCGCCGTCGAAGACAAGTATATTGGCCCGCTGGTCAAGACCTCGATGAACCGCTGCATTCACTGCACGCGTTGCGTTCGCTTCACCACCGAAGTTGCTGGCATTGCCGAGATGGGTCTGCTCGGTCGCGGCGAAGATGCCGAGATCACGACCTATCTCGAAAAGGCATTGACCAGCGAGCTGCAGGGCAATGTTATCGATCTGTGCCCGGTCGGCGCGCTGACCTCCAAGCCCTATGCTTTCAACGCCCGTCCGTGGGAACTGGTAAAGACCGAGTCCATCGACGTGATGGATGCGGTCGGGTCCAACATCCGCGTAGACAGTCGTGGCCGCGAAGTGATGCGCATCCTGCCGCGCATCAACGAAGCGATCAACGAAGAGTGGATTTCCGACAAGACCCGCTTCATCTGGGATGGTCTCAAGAGCCAGCGACTCGATCGCCCCTATGTGCGCAAGTCCGGCAAACTGCAGCCCGCAAGCTGGGAAGAGGCCCTGTCGACCGTTGCTGCGCGGATCAAGAAGGCTGGCAACAAGGTTGGCGCCATCGCCGGTGACCTGGCTGCGGTCGAGGAAATGTATGCGCTCAAGGCGCTGCTGGCCTCGATCGGCTCGGGCATGACCGACGTGCGTCCGGCCATGTCGGGTATCGATCCGTCCATGCCGCGCTCGGCCTATCTGTTCAACCCGACTATTGCCGGGATCGAAGAAGCCGATGCCATCCTGATCATTGGCGCCAATCCGCGCAAGGAAGCCTCGCTGATCAATGCCCGCATCCGCAAGACCTGGCGCGCCAAGGGCTTGCCGATCGGCGTGATCGGCGAACAGGCCGACCTGACCTATACGTACAGCTATCTCGGCGAAGGCATGGAAACGCTGGCTGACGTGGTTGCTGGCAAGGGCTCGTTCGGTGAAATCCTGAGCAAGGCGCAGCGTCCGCTGATCATCGTGGGCGAGGGTGCTGTTTCGCATGCCCAGCTCGGCAAGCAAGCCGGTCGTGACACTATCGCCATGGCCGCAAAGCTTGCTACCGGCGCGTCTGTTGCCGAAGGCTGGAACGGTTTTGCGCTGCTGCACAATGCCGCCAGCCGCGTGGGTGGTCTCGACATCGGTTTCGTGCCGCATGACGGTGGTGTCTGCTCTGCCGACCAGATCGCTCTGGCCGGCAAGGGCGAGCTCGATGTGCTGGTCCTGTTGGGTGCCGACGAATACGACATGTCTGCCATGGGCAAGGCATTCGTCGTCTATATCGGCAGCCACGGCGATGCCGGCGCGCACCGTGCCGACGTCATCCTGCCTGCGGCGACCTACACCGAAAAGTCGGGCACCTATGTCAATACCGAGGGCCGCGTGCAGGTGACCAACCGCGCCGTGTTCCCGCCGGGCGATGCCAAGGAAGACTGGGCTATCATTCGTGCCCTGTCGGGCGCCGTGGGCAAGCCGCTTCCGTTCAACTCGTTGACCCAGCTCCGTGCTGCCATCTACGCCGAATACCCGCATCTGGCCCGTATCGACCAGATTGCACCGGGTACGGTGGCTGATGTCGCCAAGCTGGCCAAGGCCGCAATCAAGACCAAGTCGGCCGCCTATGGCTCTGCCATTGCCGATTTCTATCTCAGCAATCCGATTGCCCGTTCATCCGCCGTCATGGGCGAATGTGCCGCCATGGCGGCGGGTCTGCGTCAGGCTGCGGAGTAG
- the nuoH gene encoding NADH-quinone oxidoreductase subunit NuoH produces the protein MDFTLTALDYLLGIPFLGWGVQIGFVYKALLVLVALLVFTAFILLADRKIWAAVQMRRGPNVVGPFGLLQSFADLIKFAVKEPVIPGGSDKVLFLMAPLLTATLALTGWAVVPFGAGLVIADVNLGVLYLLAISSLGVYGVIIGGWASNSKYPFLGSLRSAAQMVSYEVSIGLVIITVLLCVGSLNLSDIVTAQYEMGLAHMLGVPWLSFLNWFWLPLFPMFVVFYISALAETNRPPFDLAEGESELVAGFMTEYSATPYMLFMLGEYISILLMCGMTTVLFLGGWASPIDLPPFTWIPGVVWFVIKVSLVFFMFAMAKAIVPRYRYDQLMRIGWKLFLPLSLVMVVIVAFVLMLTGWGWHGGMA, from the coding sequence ATGGATTTTACACTGACTGCTCTCGACTATCTGCTCGGCATTCCATTCCTCGGCTGGGGCGTGCAGATCGGCTTTGTCTACAAGGCCCTTCTGGTGCTGGTGGCGCTGCTGGTCTTCACGGCCTTCATCCTGCTGGCTGACCGCAAGATCTGGGCTGCCGTGCAGATGCGCCGTGGTCCCAATGTGGTGGGTCCGTTCGGCCTGCTGCAGAGCTTTGCCGACCTCATCAAGTTCGCCGTCAAGGAACCCGTCATTCCCGGCGGGTCTGACAAGGTGCTGTTCCTGATGGCGCCACTGCTGACCGCGACGCTTGCCCTGACCGGGTGGGCCGTGGTGCCCTTTGGTGCAGGTCTGGTGATCGCCGACGTCAATCTGGGCGTGCTCTATCTGCTGGCGATTTCGTCGCTCGGCGTCTATGGCGTGATCATTGGCGGCTGGGCCTCGAACTCGAAGTATCCCTTCCTCGGCTCGCTCCGTTCGGCCGCGCAGATGGTGTCCTACGAAGTCTCGATCGGCCTCGTCATCATCACCGTGCTGCTCTGCGTGGGGTCGCTGAACCTTTCCGACATCGTCACTGCACAGTATGAAATGGGCTTGGCCCATATGCTCGGCGTGCCGTGGCTCAGCTTCCTGAACTGGTTCTGGCTGCCGCTGTTCCCGATGTTCGTGGTGTTCTACATTTCGGCCCTGGCTGAAACCAACCGTCCGCCCTTCGATCTGGCGGAAGGTGAGTCCGAACTCGTTGCCGGCTTCATGACCGAATATTCGGCTACCCCGTACATGCTGTTCATGCTGGGCGAGTATATCTCGATCCTGCTGATGTGCGGCATGACCACCGTCCTGTTCCTGGGCGGCTGGGCTTCGCCGATCGACCTGCCGCCGTTCACCTGGATTCCGGGTGTGGTCTGGTTCGTCATCAAGGTGTCCCTGGTGTTCTTCATGTTCGCCATGGCCAAGGCCATCGTGCCCCGTTACCGCTATGACCAGCTCATGCGCATTGGCTGGAAGCTTTTCCTGCCGCTGTCGCTCGTGATGGTCGTGATTGTCGCTTTCGTCCTCATGCTCACCGGCTGGGGCTGGCATGGAGGGATGGCCTGA
- the nuoI gene encoding NADH-quinone oxidoreductase subunit NuoI, which produces MRAAQFVNTLLLTELVKAFFLTMRYFFTPKPTINYPFEKGHVSPRFRGEHALRRYPNGEERCIACKLCEAICPAQAITIEAGPRQNDGTRRTVRYDIDMVKCIYCGFCQEACPVDAIVEGPNFEFATETREELYFSKEKLLANGDRWEREIAANLAADAPYR; this is translated from the coding sequence ATGCGCGCCGCCCAGTTCGTCAACACGCTGCTGCTCACGGAGCTGGTGAAAGCCTTCTTCCTGACCATGCGCTATTTCTTCACGCCAAAGCCGACAATCAACTACCCCTTCGAAAAGGGTCATGTGTCGCCGCGTTTCCGTGGTGAGCATGCACTGCGCCGCTACCCTAACGGGGAAGAGCGGTGCATCGCCTGCAAACTTTGCGAAGCGATCTGCCCGGCCCAGGCCATCACCATCGAAGCTGGTCCGCGCCAGAACGACGGCACCCGCCGTACGGTGCGCTACGACATCGACATGGTGAAGTGCATCTATTGCGGCTTCTGTCAGGAAGCCTGCCCGGTGGATGCCATCGTCGAAGGCCCGAACTTCGAATTTGCCACCGAGACACGCGAAGAGCTCTACTTCTCCAAGGAAAAGCTTCTCGCCAATGGCGATCGCTGGGAGCGTGAAATCGCTGCCAATCTCGCTGCCGACGCGCCGTATCGCTGA
- a CDS encoding NADH-quinone oxidoreductase subunit J, producing the protein MTLPLFFFYLFSAILVASAVMVISARNPVHAVLFLILAFFNASGLFMLAGAEFLALLLIVVYVGAVAVLFLFVVMMLDVDFASLRQGFLQYAPVGLVVGIILLLELLLLAGSFVVSPEAASGSGLPMDGTTDNMRAIGLVLYTRYVFLFQGAAAVLLVAMIGAIVLTLRHKPNVKRQNPVDQVARKRADTLEVVKVKSGQGL; encoded by the coding sequence ATGACCCTTCCATTATTCTTCTTCTACCTGTTCTCGGCGATCCTGGTCGCATCCGCGGTCATGGTGATCTCGGCGCGCAATCCTGTGCATGCCGTGCTGTTCCTGATCCTGGCCTTCTTCAACGCCTCGGGCCTGTTCATGCTGGCGGGAGCCGAGTTCCTGGCCCTGCTGCTGATCGTGGTCTATGTCGGCGCCGTGGCTGTGCTGTTCCTCTTCGTCGTGATGATGCTCGACGTCGACTTCGCCTCGCTGCGCCAGGGTTTCCTGCAATATGCGCCGGTCGGGCTGGTCGTGGGTATCATCCTGCTGCTTGAGCTTCTGCTGCTCGCCGGGAGCTTTGTGGTGTCGCCTGAGGCTGCGTCCGGTTCGGGCCTGCCGATGGATGGAACGACCGACAACATGCGTGCTATCGGGCTCGTGCTCTATACGCGCTACGTGTTCCTGTTCCAGGGCGCTGCTGCCGTGCTGCTGGTCGCCATGATCGGCGCCATTGTGCTGACGCTGCGTCACAAACCAAATGTTAAACGTCAGAACCCCGTGGATCAGGTCGCTCGCAAGCGCGCCGATACGCTGGAAGTCGTCAAAGTCAAAAGCGGTCAAGGGCTGTAG